In Methanofastidiosum sp., one genomic interval encodes:
- a CDS encoding AAA family ATPase → MTKELSSDMIRRTFDKNKLKCKSSQEVSPLEDIVGQERALKALKFGLEIKEKGFNIFVAGFPGTGKMTAVKSFLDKIAEDQTVPFDWCYVNNFQESYEPKAIKLKAGQGKVFHKDMLNFLNEAKINLPKAFESEDFALKREATIQKIEAERNKIFSELNKKAEKEGLIVQSTPMGFVFVPIVSGRPMTEEEFIALNPEMKEDIQRKRDKLNSELRLVFRQLKELDTKTFEEIKELNKEVALFTMGHLVDDLNKKYSEYPDIINYLKEVQEDILENLALFYKPNVPQAPVQAPWAEELPFRKYMVNLFTDNSTLAGRPVVVELNPTYHNLFGRIEKEAQFGMLTTDFTMIRSGSIHKANGGYLVIPAEELVKNLFSYDGLKRALSSEEAIVEEAGERLGFITTKGLRPAPIPLNTKVIIIGNPMIYQTLFSLDPEFKELFKVKAEFDINMDFNNDNVKNYVSFICSLCSKENLQHLDSSAIGKVIEFGSRLADDQEKLSTRFADIADIIREANFYARQDKNNVIKDIHIIKAVEEKNYRSNLIQERLNEMVTRGFYLIDTEGEAVGQINGLAVLSLGDYAFGRPSRVTATVNIGRGGIIDIEREAKMGGNIHSKGVMILGGYLAENFAQDKPLNLTARLVFEQNYEGVDGDSASSTELYAILSALSEVPIKQYFAVTGSVNQKGEVQAIGGVNYKIEGFYEICKAKGLNGKQSVLIPRSNVQNLMLKEEVVEAVKEGKFHIFSVDNIKEGIEILTGIKAGEKGSDGKYPEDTIYGMVDKRLKSMAEEMEKSSEEKEK, encoded by the coding sequence CGCCTCTAGAAGATATTGTAGGTCAAGAAAGAGCATTAAAAGCACTGAAATTTGGACTAGAGATAAAAGAGAAAGGATTTAATATTTTTGTTGCAGGTTTTCCCGGAACTGGAAAAATGACGGCAGTGAAAAGTTTTTTAGATAAAATTGCCGAAGATCAAACTGTACCTTTTGACTGGTGTTATGTTAATAATTTTCAAGAATCATATGAGCCCAAAGCCATTAAACTAAAAGCAGGTCAAGGAAAAGTTTTTCACAAAGATATGTTAAATTTCCTAAACGAAGCTAAAATTAATCTTCCGAAAGCATTTGAAAGTGAAGACTTTGCTTTAAAGAGAGAGGCAACTATTCAGAAAATTGAAGCTGAACGAAATAAAATCTTTTCTGAACTAAATAAAAAAGCAGAGAAAGAAGGATTAATTGTTCAAAGTACTCCAATGGGATTCGTTTTTGTTCCTATTGTCAGTGGAAGGCCAATGACTGAAGAAGAATTTATAGCTTTAAATCCCGAAATGAAAGAGGATATACAAAGGAAAAGAGATAAATTAAACTCAGAGTTAAGATTAGTGTTTAGACAGCTAAAAGAATTAGACACAAAAACATTTGAAGAAATAAAGGAATTAAATAAAGAAGTTGCTCTTTTTACAATGGGCCATTTGGTAGACGATTTGAATAAAAAATATTCTGAGTATCCCGATATTATAAACTATTTAAAAGAAGTGCAGGAAGACATATTAGAAAATTTAGCCTTATTCTATAAACCAAATGTTCCTCAAGCTCCAGTTCAAGCTCCATGGGCAGAGGAATTGCCATTTAGGAAATATATGGTCAATCTATTCACAGATAACTCTACACTGGCAGGGAGGCCAGTTGTAGTGGAGCTGAATCCAACATACCATAATCTCTTTGGGAGGATAGAGAAAGAAGCACAGTTTGGGATGCTTACTACTGATTTTACCATGATACGAAGTGGCTCTATCCACAAGGCAAATGGGGGATACCTTGTAATACCTGCTGAAGAGTTAGTGAAAAATCTTTTCTCTTATGATGGATTAAAAAGAGCCTTAAGTAGCGAGGAAGCGATAGTTGAAGAGGCGGGAGAGCGACTTGGATTTATTACAACAAAAGGTTTGAGACCTGCACCTATACCATTAAACACAAAAGTTATTATTATTGGAAATCCAATGATATACCAGACTCTTTTCTCCCTTGATCCAGAATTTAAAGAGTTATTCAAGGTCAAGGCAGAATTTGATATTAACATGGATTTCAACAATGACAATGTAAAAAACTATGTTTCATTTATATGCTCTCTTTGCTCCAAAGAAAATCTACAGCACCTTGATTCTTCTGCAATAGGTAAAGTCATTGAGTTTGGCTCAAGATTGGCCGATGATCAAGAGAAATTATCTACAAGATTTGCAGATATAGCAGATATTATACGTGAAGCAAACTTCTATGCTAGACAAGACAAGAATAACGTAATAAAAGATATTCATATAATAAAAGCCGTTGAGGAAAAAAATTATCGTTCTAATCTTATCCAAGAAAGATTAAATGAAATGGTAACACGAGGCTTTTATCTTATTGATACTGAAGGAGAAGCAGTTGGTCAAATAAACGGTCTTGCAGTATTAAGTTTAGGTGATTATGCCTTTGGTAGACCCTCTAGAGTTACTGCTACCGTAAATATCGGTAGGGGAGGTATTATAGATATTGAACGAGAAGCCAAAATGGGGGGAAATATTCACTCTAAAGGTGTAATGATCTTAGGTGGTTATTTAGCAGAAAACTTTGCGCAAGATAAACCATTAAATCTAACTGCTCGGCTAGTATTTGAACAAAATTATGAGGGTGTCGATGGAGATAGCGCATCAAGCACAGAACTTTATGCAATATTATCCGCTCTCTCGGAAGTTCCAATAAAACAATACTTTGCTGTTACAGGGTCTGTTAATCAGAAAGGAGAAGTGCAGGCAATTGGTGGCGTTAACTATAAAATTGAAGGATTCTATGAAATTTGCAAGGCCAAAGGACTTAATGGAAAGCAAAGTGTATTAATACCAAGAAGTAATGTTCAAAATCTAATGCTTAAAGAAGAGGTCGTCGAAGCAGTAAAAGAAGGAAAATTCCATATATTTTCTGTGGATAATATCAAGGAAGGAATTGAAATACTGACAGGAATCAAAGCTGGAGAAAAAGGGTCAGATGGTAAGTATCCAGAAGATACAATATATGGGATGGTCGATAAACGTCTCAAAAGTATGGCTGAAGAAATGGAAAAGTCTTCAGAAGAAAAAGAAAAATAA